In Equus quagga isolate Etosha38 chromosome 14, UCLA_HA_Equagga_1.0, whole genome shotgun sequence, one DNA window encodes the following:
- the LOC124225412 gene encoding olfactory receptor 51B2-like, with product MWSNISAAPFLLTGFPGLEEAHPWISILFFVVYVSVLLGNGTLLYLIKDNHSLHERMYYFLAMLAGTDLMVTLTTMPTVMGVLWVNHREISQGSCFLQAYIIHSLSVVESGVLLAMAYDRFIAICTPLMYTSILTNYWVMKVGLGVLMRGFLSLLPPILPLYWFPYCHSHVLSHAFCLHQDVMKLACADVTFNRVYPVILVALTFFLDVLIILFSYILILKTVMGIASREERTKAFSTCVSHISCVLVFYITVIGLTFIHRFGKHAPHVVHITMSYVYFLFPPFMNPIIYSIKTKQIQRSIIRLFSVRSRA from the coding sequence ATGTGGTCCAATATTAGTGCTGCTCCTTTTTTGCTGACTGGATTTCCAGGTCTGGAGGAAGCTCATCCCTGGATCTCCATCCTATTCTTTGTAGTGTATGTCTCTGTGCTTCTTGGCAATGGCACTCTGCTCTATCTCATCAAGGATAACCACAGTCTCCATGAACGCATGTACTATTTCCTTGCCATGCTGGCAGGCACAGATCTGATGGTGACACTGACCACAATGCCAACTGTAATGGGTGTCTTATGGGTGAATCACCGGGAGATCAGCCAGGGATCCTGCTTCCTGCAGGCCTACATCATTCACTCTCTTTCCGTTGTGGAATCAGGTGTCTTGCTTGCCATGGCTTATGACCGTTTCATTGCCATCTGCACCCCTTTGATGTATACCTCTATCCTTACCAACTATTGGGTGATGAAGGTAGGACTAGGTGTATTGATGAGAGGctttttatcccttttgcccCCAATTCTGCCACTCTATTGGTTCCCATATTGCCATTCCCATGTTCTTTCCCACGCCTTTTGCCTCCACCAAGATGTCATGAAACTTGCCTGTGCTGATGTTACATTTAATCGTGTATACCCTGTTATTCTGGTGGCTTTGACTTTCTTCCTTGATGTTCTGATTATACTCTTCTCTTATATCCTAATCCTTAAGACAGTTATGGGCATTGCCTCTAGAGAGGAACGAACTAAGGCCTTTAGCACTTGTGTCTCCCACATTAGCTGTGTCCTAGTCTTTTATATTACTGTGATCGGCCTGACTTTCATCCACAGGTTTGGGAAGCATGCACCACATGTGGTCCACATTACCATGAGCTATGtctactttctctttcctccatttatGAACCCCATTATCTACAGCATCAAGACAAAGCAGATTCAGAGAAGCATCATTCGCCTGTTTTCTGTGCGCAGTAGGGCttga
- the LOC124225402 gene encoding LOW QUALITY PROTEIN: olfactory receptor 51B5-like (The sequence of the model RefSeq protein was modified relative to this genomic sequence to represent the inferred CDS: inserted 1 base in 1 codon) has protein sequence MRSNISAVPFLLTGFPGLEIFHPWISISFFVIYVSILLSNGTLLFLIGEEHTLHEPTYYFLAVLAATDLGVTLTTMPTVLGVLWLNHREISPEACYFQAYLIHSFSIVESGVLLVMAYDRFIAICNPLRYTSILTNTTVVKIGLGVLMRGFIFIVPIIITLSQFPYCKSHVLSHAFCLHQDVIKLACADITFNRLYPIAVVSLTGFSDSVLILISYILILKTVMGIASGKERAKALYTCVSHISCVLXFYVTVTGLTLIHQFGKYVSHVLHIIMSYVYFLFPPFVNSIIYRIKTKQIQNGINHLLSFHRI, from the exons ATGCGGTCCAACATCAGTGCTGTCCCTTTTCTACTGACTGGCTTCCCAGGTCTGGAGATATTTCATCcttggatttccatctccttctttGTCATCTATGTCTCCATACTTCTCAGCAATGGCACCCTTCTATTCCTTATCGGAGAAGAACACACTCTTCATGAGCCTACGTACTACTTTCTGGCTGTGCTGGCAGCCACAGACCTTGGAGTGACTTTGACAACAATGCCTACCGTGCTTGGTGTTCTGTGGCTGAATCACAGGGAGATCAGCCCTGAGGCCTGCTACTTCCAGGCCTATCTAATCCACTCATTCTCTATTGTGGAGTCGGGAGTCTTACTTGTCATGGCCTATGATCGTTTTATTGCCATCTGCAATCCCCTGAGATACACCTCCATTCTCACCAACACAACCGTGGTGAAGATAGGTCTTGGGGTTCTAATGAGGGGATTTATATTTATTGTGCCCATAATCATCACCCTTTCTCAATTCCCCTACTGCAAATCTCATGTCCTCTCCCATGCCTTCTGTCTGCACCAGGATGTGATCAAACTGGCCTGTGCTGACATCACCTTCAACAGACTCTATCCTATAGCTGTGGTCTCATTAACTGGTTTCTCGGACTCTGTGCTTATCCTTATCTCTTATATCCTAATTCTGAAGACTGTCATGGGAATTGCCTCAGGTAAAGAGAGGGCTAAGGCTCTATATACTTGTGTCTCCCATATTAGCTGTGTTC GTTTTTATGTCACTGTCACTGGGCTGACCCTCATTCATCAATTTGGAAAATATGTGTCACATGTACTGCATATTATCATGAGCTATGTCTACTTCCTCTTCCCCCCTTTTGTGAATTCAATAATCTATAGAATTAAGACCAAGCAGATACAGAATGGTATCAAtcaccttctttctttccacagaaTTTGA
- the LOC124225384 gene encoding LOW QUALITY PROTEIN: olfactory receptor 51B4-like (The sequence of the model RefSeq protein was modified relative to this genomic sequence to represent the inferred CDS: inserted 1 base in 1 codon) produces the protein MWSKKSVAPFLLTDFLGSETIHHWISIPFFLIYLSILFGNGTLLFLIQNDHSLHEPMYYFLAMLAGTDLGMTLTTMPTVLGVLMLDQRKIAQAACFTQSYFIHTLAIVESGVLLATTYDRFIAIRTPLRYNSILTNSRIMKVGIGVLLRGFVSIVPPILPLYWFPYCHSHVLSHAFCLHQDVMKLACADITFNRVYPVILVALTFFLDALIILFSYILILKTVMGIASREERTKALNTCVSRISCVLVFYITVIGLTFIHRXPHVVHITMSYVYFLFPPFMNPIIYSIKTKQIRRNIVYVFSVCSRA, from the exons ATGTGGTCCAAAAAAAGTGTTGCTCCCTTCTTGCTGACTGATTTCCTAGGCTCAGAGACAATTCACCACTGgatctctattcctttctttctcatctacCTTTCCATCCTTTTTGGCAATGGCACACTTCTCTTCCTTATTCAGAATGACCACAGTCTTCATGAGCCCATGTACTACTTCCTAGCTATGCTAGCAGGTACAGACCTTGGGATGACACTAACCACAATGCCCACAGTCCTGGGTGTCCTAATGCTGGACCAGAGGAAAATTGCCCAGGCTGCCTGTTTCACTCAATCCTACTTCATTCACACACTGGCCATTGTGGAATCGGGCGTCTTGCTTGCCACGACCTATGACCGTTTCATTGCCATCCGCACCCCTCTAAGGTACAACTCCATTCTTACTAATTCCCGGATAATGAAGGTAGGAATAGGGGTACTTCTGAGGGGCTTTGTGTCTATTGTGCCCCCAATTCTGCCACTCTATTGGTTCCCATATTGCCATTCCCATGTTCTTTCCCACGCCTTTTGCCTCCACCAAGATGTCATGAAACTTGCCTGTGCTGATATTACATTTAATCGTGTGTACCCTGTTATTCTGGTGGCTTTGACTTTCTTCCTAGATGCTCTGATTATCCTCTTCTCTTATATCCTAATCCTTAAAACAGTTATGGGCATTGCCTCTAGAGAGGAGCGAACTAAGGCCCTCAACACTTGTGTCTCCCGCATTAGCTGTGTCCTAGTCTTTTACATTACTGTGATTGGCTTGACTTTCATCCACA TACCACATGTGGTCCATATAACCATGAGCTATGtctactttctctttcctccattcaTGAACCCCATTATCTACAGCATCAAGACCAAGCAGATTCGAAGAAACATTGTTTACGTGTTTTCTGTGTGTAGTAGGGCTTGA